In the genome of Syntrophorhabdales bacterium, one region contains:
- a CDS encoding metalloregulator ArsR/SmtB family transcription factor yields MGEGVRQGVAERGISRGFVDDAGHRRYNDAMIRDKGKKKTGSRLQEDTGIFEVQAEVCQTLANPKRLHILSLLKNGELSAGQMMKAMGIPKANLSQHLSIMKQKGILIARREGTVIYYRLATPKITDACTIMRDVLLQLLENREEFSRRIRGANSES; encoded by the coding sequence GTGGGTGAAGGAGTACGACAGGGCGTTGCGGAGAGGGGAATCTCGCGAGGTTTTGTTGACGATGCAGGTCACAGACGCTACAATGATGCTATGATCCGAGATAAAGGAAAAAAGAAAACAGGTTCTCGTTTACAGGAGGATACGGGTATTTTTGAGGTGCAGGCCGAGGTATGCCAGACTCTCGCCAATCCTAAGCGGCTGCATATTCTCAGTCTTCTGAAGAATGGTGAACTCTCTGCAGGGCAGATGATGAAGGCAATGGGCATCCCTAAAGCCAATCTTTCCCAGCATCTCTCGATTATGAAGCAGAAAGGTATACTGATTGCGCGGCGGGAGGGGACCGTCATCTATTACCGTCTGGCCACTCCCAAAATTACAGATGCGTGCACTATAATGCGAGACGTTCTGCTCCAACTCCTTGAGAATCGTGAGGAGTTTTCGAGACGCATACGAGGCGCCAACTCGGAATCCTAG
- a CDS encoding 4Fe-4S binding protein, whose amino-acid sequence MSGTSQAIVQNRNVEEIRDRAARPSSTVSERKQELDRKQKRRSIRQTIIGTGFLGLVATGWVYPVVGYFIPLCMLLGIGIALFRGRTWCNWLCPRGSFADGLLKRVSSGKKIPEVFRSLPMRVGTLTFLMVMLGFQIVRLWPDVYAIGGFFVMLLTITTGVGILLALLVHHRTWCYICPIGTMSNWVAANRRPLKMEAENCVECKLCAKVCPMKLKPYELKDTERMSHGGDCLKCGLCGQACPYVALSFKG is encoded by the coding sequence ATGTCAGGGACAAGTCAAGCTATTGTGCAAAATCGCAACGTTGAAGAAATAAGAGACAGGGCTGCCCGCCCTAGTTCGACTGTAAGCGAGCGAAAGCAAGAACTTGATCGAAAGCAGAAAAGGAGAAGCATCCGGCAGACGATTATAGGCACCGGATTCCTGGGACTTGTAGCAACTGGATGGGTTTACCCTGTTGTCGGTTATTTCATTCCGTTGTGCATGCTATTGGGTATAGGAATCGCTCTGTTCCGGGGCCGCACATGGTGCAATTGGCTTTGCCCCAGAGGTTCCTTTGCGGATGGTCTCCTGAAAAGGGTGAGTTCCGGCAAAAAGATTCCTGAGGTCTTCCGGTCGCTGCCCATGCGTGTCGGAACGCTCACGTTTCTCATGGTCATGCTGGGATTTCAAATTGTAAGGCTCTGGCCCGATGTCTATGCAATCGGTGGTTTCTTCGTGATGCTGTTGACGATCACGACAGGTGTCGGAATACTACTCGCACTTCTCGTTCATCACCGCACCTGGTGCTACATTTGTCCAATTGGAACCATGTCCAACTGGGTGGCCGCAAACAGACGGCCGCTTAAGATGGAAGCAGAGAACTGCGTAGAGTGCAAGCTTTGCGCAAAGGTTTGCCCTATGAAACTGAAGCCGTACGAGTTGAAAGACACGGAGCGTATGTCGCATGGTGGCGACTGTCTGAAATGTGGACTCTGCGGCCAGGCTTGTCCATACGTTGCGCTGTCGTTTAAAGGGTAA
- a CDS encoding cation transporter: MLEVNLAIDGMSCQHCVMRVKKALDQMPGVSGSEVNVRSAKVTYDESKVKKEDVEKVVENAGYTIRR, from the coding sequence ATGCTTGAGGTAAATCTTGCAATTGATGGTATGAGCTGTCAACACTGCGTGATGCGGGTTAAGAAAGCACTGGATCAGATGCCGGGCGTATCGGGATCTGAGGTGAATGTTCGCAGTGCGAAGGTCACGTACGATGAATCGAAAGTCAAAAAGGAAGATGTGGAAAAGGTAGTGGAGAATGCAGGCTACACGATCAGAAGATAG
- a CDS encoding molybdenum cofactor biosynthesis protein MoaE, translating into MLDLWLREVKEKSDPDSLGMILVHDGIVRGTSKTGQCIKGMHLSHDKEKLDLVASRLRMREGIVDIRVWINSGKLKVGDDIMLVLVAGRFRTDILPVFTELLTAIKGEIVREREIS; encoded by the coding sequence ATGCTTGATCTCTGGCTTAGAGAGGTGAAAGAAAAGTCTGACCCTGACTCACTCGGCATGATCCTCGTGCATGACGGCATTGTCAGGGGTACGTCAAAAACAGGCCAATGTATAAAGGGCATGCACCTCTCGCATGATAAAGAGAAACTTGATCTGGTAGCGAGTAGGTTGCGGATGCGCGAGGGCATTGTCGATATAAGAGTCTGGATCAATAGCGGGAAACTCAAGGTGGGGGACGATATAATGCTTGTCCTGGTCGCGGGCCGCTTCCGCACGGATATCCTGCCTGTCTTCACGGAACTTCTGACTGCAATCAAGGGTGAAATCGTCAGGGAACGCGAAATCTCGTAG